From the genome of Xyrauchen texanus isolate HMW12.3.18 unplaced genomic scaffold, RBS_HiC_50CHRs HiC_scaffold_879, whole genome shotgun sequence:
atatatatttttttaaatcaacacttGGGTCATGaaattgcctgaagttgaagaaactcatatatatatatatatatatacagtatatttacatgttttatgtAACTTTGAGTTAAACTCCACACGGCACAAGATTAGTTTTTCAATGCTTTTAATGATTTAAGAGTCTTTCAGAGATTTCTTTTTATATACTGAAAGATATACAGTCTCAAATTAAAGTTAcagaattattcttattattcttatttttgcaGATACAGTCATAATATTGAAATGTATGAAGTAACAAATGATCTCAAAGACTTTGAGCACAAAGAAAGCCCATTAAAGTTGAACACTGCTCATCGTTCCAACGGCGTTCACCTGAATGGACATTAAATACACTTTAATAGTTGTGTCTGAATTAAAATAGGGCATGCCAAATTACAAGTCACAGTACAAAACAGTACAacaagtttttatttatattacagtTGAATGTGAAACTACCACACCAGgactataaataaatattgaaagatTCAAGAAACCAGATTCCTTTCTTACTGGTCCAGTTGATCTCCAAGCAGTTCTCAGGAACATTGTTGGAATTGTTCGGTTCTTTAGGGGACCAGTAGGTGAAGTCAAATACAGACCCATCAGTCCACATCCATTGACCATCCTAATGAGTGAAAACAGGAAAACTGCTTTTCTCCATCCAGTCATTGCATTATTGTTATGCGCATGCATTTATGTCCCTTCACAATGTGACTTCTGTTTCATCTTCATTTTAAAAGTAGAATGACTTACTACTTCACCATCATGACCGCCAATCCAAGCACGTGAGGATACAGGAACTAGACTCAGTAGAAAATCATTGTCCAGTTTGCTCTGCACAGATGCCAGATTTCCATCAATGGTTTGACAGTTTTTCTGAAAGATACACAAAAGTATTAGTGACATTGCGTATTAGtatttttgatgttttgttttttttaaattcctaAACAATTCctaataagcattttttttttagggtcgGTCAATATTTTCCTCATTATTAGTTTCctgcattatttattttctagCCTGATCCAATGAAAATGTCTTAACTGTGGGAACATTTGTGCAAAAAGACATTAAGTGTTCGTTACACGTTTCACGGCAGTTTCGTGGTGAAATGGCCACAATTAAATTGTCTCCCTAACATATGagttttttaaaggggtcatgacatgagaaaccaaatttgccttgatcttttggtatataagaggtctttgtatcattaaaacgtcctgcaagtttaatattttaagacgtcctccccattctaaacgaatcatttatttaatcaagctcaaaatacagctcgttctggattcatagttagaagtgacgtgtcggttagaagtgacgtaccagcgtttgcatatgaccgcctccagcacaacataactacgctataagcgcaagacaactacgctcatttcgtatcgccgtgcgcctcacaagtgttcagtcgatggacagcgagctctgacagagactacttgtgcacaggaaaattacgatgccacacagatgtgctgttcctggctgtggtcaaacaaaacctctgaataagctgccgaaagatccaggcgtcagggaaaaatggatgcagtttattttttgcggatcgacccagtcacggcagtgttaacttaagcgtttgttctgtacattttaaggatgactgttttgagaacaaatctcaatatgatgctggctttgccagaaaactgttgctcaaagataagtccgtgccgactattctgggaacaacgacgacgcaaactgtaagtaatctattttaaactttaaactactttttaaagcgcaatttcattcattatgaataatcacagtgtttttacttagtttacttgcatattgttctggctgggggcgtcaataattgatacataggcactgacgttagccaatcataacagtgggcgttaacactgaagtcttaaatggaaaacgcccccaaaacagactgtttgaatcagaggatgagaaacagggtgggaaaaggtcataaatcactagattttaaaagtttttcttaaaaaaaaatatattaatactataattgcacctaagggaacataataatacaataaaaaaaaccatgtcatgacccctttaaggttaatTCCTACCACCCTTCcttaaaactaaacctaaccgatggCATCATCAAAAGCAACAGTGAGATGAaagcacaatttctgaagcaaccacgtcattctATAGTGCTTCTATGCAGGGACGAATTACCGACCAGGCCAGTGGGGCCAgttcccaggggcccttgactgccatgGGGTCCTTGAATGCCCGTGGAtaccctgggctttaaggctgtgcaATCTAGTTTGTtagcttgaaaacccttttgggcatgaacaatgaacactcCACCCCCCCACACTCAACAACGTTTAACATTACCTCTGCTGTTGGCCAGTTAACCTGCTGAGGGAAGTATTTGTAGCATTGTACTCCAAAAGGTTTCCATCCAAATGGGCACTTTTTAGCTGCACGGTACACAAACTTTAGTGTCTTACAATATTCACAGCCAACAATATTTTATTGATCAATATTGTAAGTTATTACAGTTATCCATATCCATTACTAAACAACTCAAATTTGTGATTGTTCATTCCATCTTGAATGATAATGTGTTTTTGCAATGGAACataaatgttacctgctgcacTCTGCAGGGAGAATAAACAGAAAAGAAGCAGAAGATTTCTCAGCATTGCCATGATAAACCTGGAAATGAATAAGCAGCAAAGGTGATATGTCTGCACTCATGCTGTATACTGCACACACAGTGAAtgttaaagataatgttaaagttaCTTGAGTAAAGGTTGAGTAAAGTGCTGCATTAAAAACTTACCAGGTTTTTCAGATAGTTGCCTTTAGCTTCAGTGTCAGTTGTGTGACGCTTCATGAAGAACCCCACTTTTATAATTGAAATGACACTGAGTGAACAAACATCATGGGATGAAATTGTATTTGATTGTCTGAAGATAAGATCTATGTATTTGAGTACCATTCACCTTTATGTGTCCtgtcaataacatgaatatgagaTGTTATcaagtaaaacaataaaacacctTTATTTGCACTATTATCATGGAGCTTTGGAGATTCTCAGGAAGAGCGATCACAGTCAAACATCTGTAAAAACATCTTGTGATATGTGTCTAAAACTTTCAATCAAACTTTTGTAAATTCAAGTCAAGTACAAAGAGTGCTGTTGTGGGTGGGTTGTAACACCACctgaaaacatttgacatttatgcatgAATTAATTGTGGTAATCAGATTGTACTTCttcataataatgatattatgCCACACCCTTGGAaagattttcattgaaaatgGTGAACGTAAAGGAAacattctaataataaaaataataaaaaggttcaaatttacattttatttatttattgaatgtcaaagtacattttttacataatcaatcAATTCTCCAACATTATTTTAACACTGAGGAAAAGAGAAGACATTAAATTAACATATGATCACATGAGTTTGCCGATTAATAGTAAAACAAGTGcacatttaagatttacataTCCTCATTAGAGagtttatcattttaatatttacatgtatacctttcattaaataaatatgcagtatACCGGAGATCCTGTTGCACTTTCAACAAAGAAATGATCAATTAAATGATCAAAGAAATTCCTTATTTACCCTTTCCAGATAATTGTTAGACAGACTTCCATTTTAAACCGATTACAATTTTGATATGCTTAGTACAAATGTTTAAAGTCTTAAATGTATGTAATTCTCAGCTCAAATATAATATGCTTTGCATTACAGCATAGTAAAATGTGTTCTTTCTTGTACTTTCAAATACTTCAATGACTTCATTTTCAACTATTGCACTGTTTCCACATGTCCCCCAGAACATCTTTGACAAACATAAGTGctgaataatttaataatgcatttaagagtttagtgttacattctcaccgtgtcccttgatttattgtCCACTCTGATTTTTCATGATACAATGACCTTTAATTGAAGATATATCTTATGAAatgatatcacacacacacacacacacacacacacacacacacacacacacacacacacacacacacacacacacacacacacacagctgtttgAAGTGTGtaactcttttgttttatttatattttcctttcttttgtggTGTGTCATATGTGGTCAAGTATGTCCACCCTGTTAAGGGAAGATATAAGGGACATtaattagtgtgtgtgagtgtttaagtgtgtgtgtgtgttgtttgtgtgttgtttgcgtgtgtgtttgtgtgtgtgtgtgccttaaACATGTTTGTATATGAGTTTCAaattgttattataatgttttgtgacaatttggctgtttattttattaaacaaatgttttgtgtgcTTAAAAAAACTGTTGAAGTTGCTGTTTATGTGACTTTAAATGACAAGCGCATCCTAATGTCGATAGAAATGGCTGCCTCTATTGGACGAGGATATATCGCTGATGTATTGACTGTGCATATGAACTGTTATTgtctgttttattaaataaagatgtTTTGTGACAGCCTCTCACTTCAAGGGTTTCCATTGGAACAGTTTGCATTTTGTAAAAATTAGACAAAATTCGAATAAGGAAAATATAAATCCTTGCCCGTTTCCATCCAGTATATCTAACCATCACGTTATCTTGAGGGAGCCCGCCTTGTCAcgatggagcagctgaattactttatttgCAGGATTGGAACAATTATACCGTGTTTTATAAAATTCTGACAGGAGACGCCAcgtaataagtgtaatatctgatataaagaGGGCTGAAATGAACTGCTATGCCCACGCTCCACCAGCCTGCGCATATCTGGGAGCACCCGCACTCAAAACTCTTCTGGTatattgtgaggacccactttggGTTAAACATTTCCCAACGTCAAGGGCTttgttcaaagaattgtgtgcctAGTTTGGACCTGTTGTTAGGCCAGTCACATCAAGCTCTCCCACACTCATAACATGCGCACTCAATGGTCAAAACATGTAGTCGTTTAGCAAATAAACTATTTTCATCACCTTAATGCATAGTTTAACTTGtgtgaaactctagaaaatccacctctcAGCCTAGCGCATTACATTTATAGTGAATTTTAGAGTTTATTGgcatatcaagcatttccattcaggattttttaGGCTATTCACAATTAAAtttttgtaagttttttttttatataaaatagttggatggaaacccaactagtattttaaaaattataataaaagcaAGCAGAGAACAATTTCTGAAATTAATTTGTGCACAGAAACCCTACATACTTTAGGAACTGCAAGACGTAGACATGTCTCACAGGCTTGGCAATAATCAGGTCAAAGGCGTGTCGCAGGGTTTCGTCTTGGTGACTGCTCTAGCGGGAAATCCCCTGCCTACCTCTCAGAATGTGCTACCAACAGGCACTGCGCATGCTTTAAACACTATAAAcctataatttgtattttttataataaattgtcATAGTATAATACTGAAAGTCTGGGTAAAACAAGACTaaacagtcaaatctgtacataaaagtaattgaaaagtaccaaaaaagaaatgatgacggcctggtaaaaagtttatAATTCAGTTTTAACAAGACCTTcatataaaaacagatttttaataaaaaaaaaattatttaatatatatatatttttttaaatcaacacttGGGTCATGaaattgcctgaagttgaagaaactcatatatatatatatatatatatatatacagtatatttacatgttttatgtAACTTTGAGTTAAACTCCACACGGCACAAGATTAGTTTTTCAATGCTTTTAATGATTTAAGAGTCTTTCAGAGATTTCTTTTTATATACTGAAAGATATACAGTCTCAAATTAAAGTTACagaattagggcccaagcacaaagtgcgtaggaccctattgttttcgttaggattattattattattattattattattagggcccaagcacaaagtgcgtaggaccctattgttttcgttaggattattagggcccaagcacaaagtgcgtaggaccctattgttttcgttaggattattattattattattattagggcccaagccttgaaaaggcaaggccctattgttttcgttaggattaatattattattttttttacgactattggggcacttttggggctcttaacgtgctcgaaaactcttgaaactttgcacgtgggtcagaacccgcggccattagggccgggctgaagctggtacccgggcgtggcaggggggctcgacggcgccctctggaacggggtccgaaaacttggtccataaatcaaacacgcttgcatgtaataatatgaaactcggtacacatatagatctcatcgtttcatatatccttcatacttttactttttacctcagcccaacaggaaatcgtctatttagggtttttggaaaacgcatgcaatggaatttgaaatactcctcctagagaatcccacctatcaccacgaaactcggtcagcatgaagtcaagacattgaggatgaaaaattgccggcggatttttgatatgtcgaacggtttggccgtggcgaggaaacgaaatgatggcgtgaaaagagaaacaggaagcgtgttataacttctgcatacattaattgatgtcgatgaaacttcagcagtgtgttcgctgtaagaggccgatcgcatggatgtgactattgtgagtcaaagttatagcaccaccaactggcagaaggaagtgtgtcactttcacaatgctttgaaatcaccctcttatttttacccgatttacttaaaactttaggtgtataatgtaaacacacggcaaatgtaga
Proteins encoded in this window:
- the LOC127642829 gene encoding ladderlectin-like, with protein sequence MAMLRNLLLLFCLFSLQSAAAKKCPFGWKPFGVQCYKYFPQQVNWPTAEKNCQTIDGNLASVQSKLDNDFLLSLVPVSSRAWIGGHDGEVDGQWMWTDGSVFDFTYWSPKEPNNSNNVPENCLEINWTSERRWNDEQCSTLMGFLCAQSL